A single genomic interval of Nonomuraea rubra harbors:
- a CDS encoding glutamate synthase subunit beta, which translates to MADPKGFLTHDRELPARRPVDVRISDWREVYQDFSQEKLTKQAARCMDCGIPFCHNGCPLGNLIPEWNDLVFRTDWREAIERLHATNNFPEFTGRLCPAPCEAACVLGINSDPVAIKRVEVEIIDRAFAEGWVTPQPPAVKTGKKVAVVGSGPAGLAAAQQLTRAGHDVVVFERADRIGGLLRYGIPEFKMEKRHIERRLEQMRAEGTEFRTGVNVGVDITAAELREQFDAVVLSGGATQWRDLPVAGRQLKGIYQAMEYLPLSNKVQEGDYAVSPISAEGKHVVVIGGGDTGADCIGTAIRQGAASVTQLEIMPQPPRSRPGSQPWPTFPILFKMESAHEELADGGGQRVYAVSTTEFVGDADGNVRALRLVEVEGPQNGFKPIPGTEREIPADLVTLSMGFVGPEKGSLLQDLAEAGGDGFYDARGNVARDKTYMSKVDGVFVAGDMGRGQSLIVWAIAEGRAAASGVDRFLTGDTALPYPILPTARPLV; encoded by the coding sequence ATGGCTGACCCGAAGGGTTTTCTCACGCACGACCGGGAGCTGCCGGCGCGCCGCCCCGTGGACGTCCGCATCAGCGACTGGCGCGAGGTCTACCAGGACTTCTCGCAGGAGAAGCTGACCAAGCAGGCGGCCCGCTGCATGGACTGCGGCATCCCGTTCTGCCACAACGGCTGCCCGCTCGGGAACCTCATCCCCGAGTGGAACGACCTCGTCTTCCGCACCGACTGGCGCGAGGCGATCGAGCGGCTGCACGCCACCAACAACTTCCCGGAGTTCACCGGCAGGCTCTGCCCGGCTCCGTGTGAGGCGGCGTGCGTGCTCGGCATCAACTCCGACCCCGTCGCGATCAAGCGGGTCGAGGTCGAGATCATCGACCGCGCGTTCGCCGAGGGCTGGGTGACCCCGCAGCCGCCGGCCGTCAAGACCGGCAAGAAGGTCGCGGTCGTCGGCTCCGGCCCCGCCGGGCTCGCCGCCGCCCAGCAGCTCACCCGCGCCGGGCACGACGTGGTCGTGTTCGAGCGGGCCGACCGCATCGGCGGGCTGCTGCGCTACGGCATCCCCGAGTTCAAGATGGAGAAGCGGCACATCGAGCGCCGCCTGGAGCAGATGCGGGCCGAGGGCACCGAGTTCCGCACCGGCGTGAACGTCGGCGTCGACATCACGGCCGCCGAGCTGCGCGAGCAGTTCGACGCCGTGGTGCTGTCCGGCGGCGCCACCCAGTGGCGCGACCTGCCGGTGGCAGGGCGCCAGCTCAAGGGCATCTACCAGGCGATGGAGTACCTGCCGCTGTCCAACAAGGTCCAGGAGGGCGACTACGCGGTCTCGCCCATCTCGGCCGAGGGCAAGCACGTCGTCGTCATCGGCGGCGGCGACACCGGCGCCGACTGCATCGGCACCGCGATCCGGCAGGGTGCCGCGTCCGTCACCCAGCTCGAGATCATGCCGCAGCCGCCGAGGTCCAGGCCCGGCAGCCAGCCGTGGCCGACGTTCCCCATCCTGTTCAAGATGGAGAGCGCCCACGAGGAGCTGGCGGACGGCGGCGGGCAGCGCGTCTACGCCGTCTCCACCACCGAGTTCGTCGGCGACGCGGACGGCAACGTGCGCGCGCTGCGGCTGGTCGAGGTCGAGGGGCCGCAGAACGGGTTCAAGCCGATCCCCGGCACCGAGCGGGAGATCCCGGCCGATCTGGTCACGCTGTCCATGGGCTTCGTCGGGCCGGAGAAGGGCTCGCTGCTGCAGGACCTGGCCGAGGCCGGCGGTGACGGCTTCTACGACGCCAGGGGGAACGTGGCGCGCGACAAGACGTACATGTCCAAGGTGGACGGCGTCTTCGTGGCGGGCGACATGGGGCGCGGGCAGTCGCTGATCGTGTGGGCCATCGCCGAGGGCCGCGCCGCCGCCTCCGGCGTCGACCGCTTCCTCACCGGCGACACGGCGCTCCCGTACCCGATCCTGCCCACTGCTCGTCCGCTCGTCTGA
- a CDS encoding helix-turn-helix transcriptional regulator translates to MSTVDQTRELAAFLRTRRERLRPGDVELPARRTHRRTPGLRREEVAELAGVSVDYVIRLEQGRGLRPSPEVLEALAAALRLSEDERLYLFDLARQRPTSRPEREGPAGDEAGPLSRLVLDLSPLPAMVVNHRFDIIAWNPEMAGLMLDFGSLPPRQRNSLWLCMLHPGLDHFFRDRERTVREGIADLRASWAAHPDDKRLADLVEELTSGNEEFARLWAMRDVRVNARGQKRLRHATEGPLTVEYEVLAPLQAPGQRLIIYRAADPDSQRVLDAVARAC, encoded by the coding sequence ATGAGCACCGTCGACCAGACCCGCGAGCTCGCGGCCTTCCTGCGGACGCGCCGCGAGCGGCTGCGCCCCGGCGACGTCGAGCTGCCGGCGCGCCGCACCCACCGCCGCACGCCGGGGCTGCGCAGGGAAGAGGTCGCGGAGCTGGCCGGCGTCAGCGTCGACTACGTGATCCGGCTGGAGCAGGGGCGCGGGCTGCGGCCCTCACCCGAGGTGCTGGAGGCGCTGGCCGCGGCGCTGCGGCTGAGCGAGGACGAGCGGCTCTACCTGTTCGACCTGGCCCGGCAGCGGCCGACCAGCAGGCCCGAGCGCGAGGGCCCGGCCGGCGACGAGGCCGGGCCACTGTCCCGGCTGGTCCTGGACCTGTCGCCGCTGCCGGCCATGGTGGTCAATCACCGCTTCGACATCATCGCGTGGAACCCGGAGATGGCCGGCCTGATGCTCGACTTCGGCAGCCTGCCGCCGAGGCAGCGCAACAGCCTGTGGTTGTGCATGCTGCACCCGGGCCTGGACCACTTCTTCCGCGACAGGGAGCGCACGGTGCGCGAGGGCATCGCCGACCTGCGGGCCTCCTGGGCGGCCCATCCCGACGACAAGCGCCTGGCGGACCTGGTCGAGGAGCTGACCTCGGGCAACGAGGAGTTCGCCCGGTTGTGGGCGATGCGCGACGTGCGGGTCAACGCCAGGGGGCAGAAGCGGCTGCGGCACGCCACGGAAGGGCCGCTGACGGTCGAGTACGAGGTGCTGGCCCCGCTGCAGGCGCCCGGGCAGCGGCTGATCATCTACCGGGCCGCCGACCCGGACTCGCAGCGCGTGCTCGACGCCGTCGCGCGGGCCTGCTGA
- a CDS encoding aldo/keto reductase, producing MTTLDTYRLLGRSGLRVSPLSLGTMTFGTDWGWGSDKEESRRIFDAYVERGGNFIDTASQYTNGTAETLVGEFAAGRREQLVLATKYSMARRQGDPNSGGNHRKSMVRSVEASLRRLGTDHLDLLYLHAWDFTTPVEEILRAMDDLVRMGKVLYVGISDTPAWQVSRMQAIADLRGWSPLIALQIEYSLIERTGERDLIPMGRELGLGVIPWSPLGSGVLTGKYTRADLSHEISADPSGTRKNVAAANGSLTERSLGIAEVVKRVADELGATPSQVALAWTLLEPAVTAPIVGARTLAQLEDNLGALDVRFTGAQIATLAEASEVDLGFPHEFLRRPMSRGVISGGVTLDPAR from the coding sequence ATGACAACTCTTGACACCTACCGCTTGCTGGGCCGTTCCGGCCTGCGGGTCTCGCCGCTGTCGCTGGGCACGATGACGTTCGGGACCGACTGGGGCTGGGGCTCGGACAAGGAGGAGTCCCGCCGCATCTTCGACGCCTACGTGGAGCGCGGCGGCAACTTCATCGACACCGCCAGCCAGTACACCAACGGCACCGCCGAGACCTTGGTCGGCGAGTTCGCGGCCGGGCGGCGCGAGCAGCTCGTGCTGGCCACGAAGTACAGCATGGCCAGGCGCCAGGGTGACCCGAACTCGGGCGGCAACCACCGCAAGAGCATGGTCCGGTCCGTCGAGGCCAGCCTGCGCCGCCTCGGCACCGACCACCTCGACCTGCTCTACCTGCACGCCTGGGACTTCACCACCCCTGTGGAGGAGATCCTGCGCGCCATGGACGACCTCGTCAGGATGGGCAAGGTGCTCTACGTCGGCATCTCCGACACGCCCGCCTGGCAGGTGTCGCGCATGCAGGCCATCGCCGACCTGCGCGGCTGGTCGCCGCTGATCGCCCTGCAGATCGAGTACAGCCTGATCGAGCGGACGGGGGAGCGCGACCTGATCCCCATGGGCCGCGAGCTGGGCCTCGGGGTCATCCCCTGGTCGCCGCTGGGCAGCGGCGTGCTCACCGGCAAGTACACCCGGGCTGACCTGTCCCACGAGATCTCCGCCGACCCGTCGGGCACCCGCAAGAACGTGGCGGCGGCCAACGGCTCCCTAACCGAGCGCTCGCTCGGCATCGCCGAGGTGGTCAAGCGGGTGGCGGACGAGCTGGGCGCGACGCCGTCGCAGGTGGCGCTGGCCTGGACGCTGCTGGAGCCCGCCGTGACGGCGCCCATCGTCGGCGCCCGGACGCTCGCCCAGCTCGAGGACAACCTGGGCGCGCTCGACGTGCGCTTCACCGGCGCGCAGATCGCCACGCTCGCCGAGGCCAGTGAGGTGGACCTGGGCTTCCCGCACGAGTTCCTGCGGCGGCCGATGTCGCGCGGGGTCATCTCGGGCGGCGTCACGCTCGATCCGGCCCGCTGA
- the gltB gene encoding glutamate synthase large subunit: MPAAHLGFPEPQGLYHPANEHDACGVAMVADVAGRRDHGIVVKALTALCNLDHRGAKGSEPDTGDGAGILTQIPDGFYRAVVPFTLPEAGAYATGIAFLPFDGEARATAVRLIEEIAAEEGLTVLGWRDTPVDRELPGPSARAVMPHFAQLFVSDPEGRTGLELDRLAFCLRKRAEHEADVYFPSLSSRTVVYKGMLTPDQVEPFFPDLSDERYETAIALVHSRFSTNTFPSWPLAHPYRYIAHNGEINTVKGNRNWMRAREAMLASAHIPGDISRLFPICDPDGSDTASFDEALELLHIGGRSLPHAVLMMIPEAWENHTEMDPARRAFYEFHSTLMEAWDGPASITFTDGTLAGAVLDRNGLRPGRFWVTADGLVVLASEAGVLDIAPEDVVRKGRLQPGRMFLIDTARGKIIEDDEIKAELAAELPYSDWLHAGLVRFEELPARQREIPTHEALVKRQQTFGYTEEELRIILSPMAKVGQEPIGSMGTDTPVAVLSEKPRLLFDYFTQLFAQVTNPPLDAIREELVTSLASTLGPEGNLLDPGPSSCRQLVLPYPVIDNDELAKIIHINDEHDLPGFHPYVISGLYEVAGGGQALLRRLEEIRAEASQAIADGARIIVLSDRGSSDALAPIPSLLLTGAVHHHLIQEKTRTKIGLVIETGEARECHHMALLIGYGAAAINPYLAIETIEDLVDTGALQMDKHKAVRNLIKAYGKGVIKVMSKMGVSTVASYTGAQIFEALGLSQEVIDACFTGTTSRLGGVGFDVLAEEVAQRHRHAYPRVENAHRRLQVGGEYQWRREGEPHLFNPETVFKLQHATRTRRYEIFKEYTNLVDSQAERLMTLRGLFKLRKGNPIPIEEVEPASEIVKRFSTGAMSYGSISMEAHETLAIAMNRLGGKSNTGEGGEDPERLYDPARRSAIKQVASGRFGVTSEYLVNADDLQIKMAQGAKPGEGGQLPGHKVYPWIAKTRHSTPGVGLISPPPHHDIYSIEDLAQLIHDLKNSNPESRVHVKLVAEVGVGTVAAGVSKAHADVVLISGHDGGTGASPLTSLKHAGAPWELGLAETQQTLLLNDLRDRIVVQVDGQLKTGRDVVIAALLGAEEYGFATAPLVVSGCVMMRVCHLDTCPVGVATQNPELRKRFTGKPEFVVNFFEFIAEEIREYLAELGFRSLDEAIGHAEMLDMTAAEDHWKASGLDLSPILHQPELPAGTPLRRTVEQDHGLQHALDNTLIQLAEGAIDDGTPVTLELPIRNVNRTVGTMLGYQVTKRHGGKGLPDNTIDISFTGSAGNSFGAFVPRGITLRLAGDANDYLGKGLSGGRITVRPHDEAPLDGHIISGNVALYGATSGEVFVRGVVGERFCVRNSGATAVVEGVGDHGCEYMTGGKVVVLGQTGRNFAAGMSGGIAYLLDLKPERVNREMVAIEALTEQDNEFLKETVEKHFAETGSPVAKALLADWDAALARFGKIMPTDYKRVLEAAEAARIEGRDIDEAVMAAAVKG; the protein is encoded by the coding sequence ATGCCTGCTGCCCACCTCGGGTTCCCCGAGCCCCAGGGCCTGTACCACCCCGCCAACGAGCACGATGCCTGCGGTGTCGCCATGGTTGCCGACGTCGCCGGGCGCCGTGATCACGGCATCGTGGTCAAGGCGCTGACGGCGCTGTGCAATCTTGATCATCGGGGGGCCAAGGGTAGCGAGCCGGACACCGGCGACGGAGCCGGGATCCTGACGCAGATCCCCGATGGGTTCTACCGGGCGGTCGTGCCGTTCACGCTGCCCGAGGCCGGTGCGTACGCCACCGGCATCGCCTTCCTGCCGTTCGACGGTGAGGCCAGGGCCACGGCCGTGCGCCTGATCGAGGAGATCGCGGCCGAGGAGGGCCTGACCGTGCTCGGCTGGCGCGACACGCCGGTCGACCGGGAGCTGCCTGGGCCGAGCGCCCGGGCGGTCATGCCGCACTTCGCCCAGCTCTTCGTGTCCGACCCCGAGGGCCGCACGGGGCTGGAGCTGGACCGGCTCGCGTTCTGCCTGCGCAAGCGGGCCGAGCACGAGGCCGACGTGTACTTCCCCTCGCTGTCGTCCCGGACGGTCGTCTACAAGGGCATGCTCACGCCCGACCAGGTCGAGCCGTTCTTCCCCGACCTGAGCGACGAGCGTTACGAGACCGCGATCGCGCTGGTGCACTCGCGCTTCTCCACCAACACGTTCCCGAGCTGGCCGCTGGCCCACCCGTACCGGTACATCGCCCACAATGGCGAGATCAACACGGTCAAGGGCAACCGCAACTGGATGCGTGCCCGTGAGGCGATGCTGGCCTCCGCCCACATTCCGGGCGATATTTCGCGACTTTTCCCCATCTGTGACCCGGATGGCAGCGACACCGCCAGCTTCGACGAGGCCCTGGAGCTGCTGCACATCGGCGGCCGGAGCCTGCCGCACGCCGTCCTCATGATGATCCCCGAGGCGTGGGAGAACCACACCGAGATGGACCCGGCGCGCCGGGCCTTCTACGAGTTCCACTCCACGCTGATGGAGGCCTGGGACGGCCCCGCCTCGATCACCTTCACCGACGGCACCCTGGCCGGCGCCGTGCTCGACCGCAACGGCCTGCGCCCCGGACGCTTCTGGGTGACCGCCGACGGCCTGGTCGTGCTGGCCTCCGAGGCCGGCGTGCTGGACATCGCGCCCGAGGACGTGGTCCGCAAGGGCCGCCTGCAGCCGGGCCGCATGTTCCTCATCGACACCGCCCGCGGCAAGATCATCGAGGACGACGAGATCAAGGCCGAGCTCGCCGCCGAGCTCCCGTACTCCGACTGGCTGCACGCCGGTCTCGTCCGCTTCGAGGAGCTGCCCGCGCGGCAGCGCGAGATCCCCACCCACGAGGCGCTCGTCAAGCGGCAGCAGACCTTCGGCTACACCGAGGAAGAGCTGCGCATCATCCTGTCGCCGATGGCCAAGGTCGGCCAGGAGCCGATCGGCTCCATGGGCACCGACACGCCGGTCGCCGTGCTGAGCGAGAAGCCGCGCCTGCTGTTCGACTACTTCACGCAGCTGTTCGCGCAGGTCACGAACCCGCCGCTGGACGCCATCCGCGAGGAGCTGGTCACCTCCCTGGCCAGCACCCTCGGGCCCGAGGGCAACCTGCTGGACCCGGGGCCGAGCTCCTGCCGCCAGCTCGTGCTGCCGTACCCGGTGATCGACAACGACGAGCTCGCCAAGATCATCCACATCAACGACGAGCACGACCTGCCCGGCTTCCACCCGTACGTCATCAGCGGCCTGTACGAGGTCGCCGGCGGCGGCCAGGCGCTGCTGCGGCGGCTGGAGGAGATCAGGGCCGAGGCGTCCCAGGCGATCGCCGACGGCGCGCGCATCATCGTGCTGTCCGACCGCGGCTCCTCCGACGCGCTCGCCCCGATCCCGTCGCTACTGCTGACGGGCGCGGTGCACCACCACCTGATCCAGGAGAAGACGCGCACCAAGATCGGCCTGGTCATCGAGACCGGCGAGGCGCGCGAGTGCCACCACATGGCGCTGCTGATCGGCTACGGCGCCGCGGCGATCAACCCGTACCTCGCGATCGAGACGATCGAGGACCTGGTCGACACCGGCGCCCTGCAGATGGACAAGCACAAGGCCGTCCGCAACCTGATCAAGGCGTACGGCAAGGGCGTCATCAAGGTCATGTCCAAGATGGGCGTGTCCACGGTCGCCTCCTACACCGGCGCGCAGATCTTCGAGGCGCTCGGCCTGAGCCAGGAGGTCATCGACGCCTGCTTCACCGGCACCACCTCCCGCCTCGGCGGCGTCGGCTTCGACGTGCTGGCCGAGGAGGTCGCGCAGCGTCACCGCCACGCCTACCCGCGCGTGGAGAACGCCCACCGCAGGCTCCAGGTCGGCGGCGAGTACCAGTGGCGGCGCGAGGGCGAGCCGCACCTGTTCAACCCCGAGACCGTCTTCAAGCTGCAGCACGCCACCAGGACCCGCCGCTACGAGATCTTCAAGGAGTACACGAACCTCGTGGACTCCCAGGCGGAGCGGCTGATGACCCTGCGTGGCCTGTTCAAGCTGCGCAAGGGCAACCCGATCCCCATCGAGGAGGTCGAGCCCGCCTCGGAGATCGTCAAGCGCTTCTCCACCGGCGCGATGTCGTACGGCTCCATCTCGATGGAGGCGCACGAGACGCTCGCCATCGCGATGAACCGGCTCGGCGGCAAGTCCAACACCGGCGAGGGCGGCGAGGACCCCGAGCGCCTCTACGACCCGGCCCGCCGGTCGGCGATCAAGCAGGTGGCCTCCGGCCGGTTCGGCGTCACCTCGGAGTACCTGGTCAACGCCGACGACCTGCAGATCAAGATGGCCCAGGGCGCCAAGCCCGGCGAGGGCGGCCAGCTGCCAGGCCACAAGGTCTACCCGTGGATCGCCAAGACCAGGCACTCCACGCCCGGCGTCGGCCTCATCTCGCCGCCGCCGCACCACGACATCTACTCGATCGAGGACCTGGCCCAGCTCATCCACGACCTGAAGAACTCCAACCCGGAGTCCAGGGTCCACGTGAAGCTGGTCGCCGAGGTCGGGGTCGGCACGGTCGCGGCCGGCGTGTCGAAGGCGCACGCCGACGTGGTGCTCATCTCCGGCCACGACGGCGGCACCGGCGCCTCGCCGCTGACGTCGCTCAAGCACGCGGGCGCCCCGTGGGAGCTCGGCCTGGCCGAGACCCAGCAGACGCTGCTGCTGAACGACCTGCGCGACCGCATCGTCGTCCAGGTGGACGGCCAGCTCAAGACCGGCCGCGACGTCGTCATCGCCGCGCTGCTGGGCGCCGAGGAGTACGGCTTCGCCACCGCTCCGCTCGTCGTCTCCGGCTGCGTGATGATGCGCGTCTGCCACCTCGACACCTGCCCGGTCGGCGTGGCCACGCAGAACCCCGAGCTGCGCAAGCGCTTCACCGGCAAGCCCGAGTTCGTGGTCAACTTCTTCGAGTTCATCGCCGAGGAGATCCGCGAGTACCTCGCCGAGCTGGGCTTCCGCTCGCTCGACGAGGCGATCGGGCACGCCGAGATGCTCGACATGACCGCGGCCGAGGACCACTGGAAGGCCAGCGGCCTGGACCTGTCGCCGATCCTGCACCAGCCGGAGCTGCCCGCGGGCACCCCGCTGCGCCGCACGGTCGAGCAGGACCACGGGCTGCAGCACGCGCTGGACAACACGCTCATCCAGCTCGCCGAGGGCGCCATCGACGACGGCACCCCGGTCACGCTGGAGCTGCCCATCCGCAACGTGAACCGCACCGTCGGCACCATGCTCGGCTACCAGGTCACCAAGCGGCACGGCGGCAAGGGCCTGCCCGACAACACGATCGACATCTCGTTCACCGGCTCGGCGGGCAACTCGTTCGGCGCGTTCGTGCCGCGCGGGATCACGCTGCGGCTGGCCGGCGACGCCAACGACTACCTCGGCAAGGGCCTGTCCGGCGGGCGGATCACCGTCCGGCCGCACGACGAGGCCCCGCTCGACGGCCACATCATCTCCGGCAACGTCGCCCTCTACGGGGCCACGTCCGGCGAGGTGTTCGTCCGCGGCGTCGTGGGCGAGCGGTTCTGCGTGCGCAACTCCGGCGCCACGGCGGTCGTCGAGGGCGTCGGCGACCACGGCTGCGAGTACATGACCGGCGGCAAGGTCGTGGTGCTCGGCCAGACCGGGCGCAACTTCGCGGCCGGCATGTCGGGCGGCATCGCGTACCTGCTGGACCTCAAGCCCGAGCGGGTCAACCGCGAGATGGTCGCCATCGAGGCGCTCACCGAGCAGGACAACGAGTTCCTCAAGGAGACGGTCGAGAAGCACTTCGCGGAGACCGGCTCGCCGGTCGCCAAGGCGCTGCTGGCCGACTGGGACGCGGCGCTCGCCAGGTTCGGCAAGATCATGCCGACCGACTACAAGAGGGTGCTGGAGGCCGCCGAGGCCGCCCGCATCGAGGGCAGGGACATCGACGAGGCGGTCATGGCCGCCGCGGTTAAGGGATAA